In a genomic window of Aggregatimonas sangjinii:
- a CDS encoding restriction endonuclease subunit S, producing MAQTINTMPNTIANQDRASSSYSLVPQLRFKEFEGEWEENILGQIASFSKGKNISKADIVDDGKTECIRYGELYTEYDEVITNVKSKTNIPIEDLVFSEENYVIIPASGETQIDIATAACVTKKGVALGGDLNIIKTEKDGIFLSYYLNSKKKFDIARLAQGNSVVHIYSRQLKSLKLNLPPLPEQQKIARFLTAVDTRIQQLTQKQELLEQYKKGVMQQLFSQQLRFKKEDGSEYPDWEDKRLGEVGCIVSGLTYSPKEIVEEDEGVLVLRSSNVQGRKLDFNDNVFVNVDNFNSVQENDVLICVRNGSKRLIGKNARIDKESEGLAFGAFMTIYRSDYNDFLLHYFDSKEYKKEVHRNLGATINSINGSDLKKFKVPFPSKEEQHQIANYLSALDTKIETVAQQIEKTQLFKKGLLQQLFV from the coding sequence ATGGCCCAAACCATAAATACCATGCCTAATACCATTGCGAACCAGGATCGAGCAAGTTCATCTTACTCCCTAGTGCCACAACTACGCTTTAAGGAATTTGAAGGTGAGTGGGAAGAAAATATTTTAGGACAAATTGCATCATTTAGTAAAGGCAAGAATATTTCAAAAGCGGACATCGTTGATGACGGAAAAACAGAATGTATTAGGTATGGAGAACTATACACAGAGTATGATGAAGTAATAACAAACGTTAAATCCAAAACTAACATACCTATTGAAGATTTAGTTTTTAGTGAGGAGAATTATGTTATAATTCCTGCCTCTGGAGAAACACAAATCGATATTGCAACGGCTGCTTGTGTTACTAAAAAAGGAGTTGCTTTGGGAGGGGATTTAAATATCATTAAAACAGAAAAAGATGGAATCTTTCTTTCATACTATTTAAATAGTAAAAAGAAATTTGATATTGCAAGGCTGGCTCAAGGAAATTCAGTTGTACATATTTATAGCAGGCAATTAAAATCACTTAAGCTAAATCTTCCACCCCTCCCCGAACAACAAAAAATCGCCCGTTTTTTAACCGCAGTCGATACCAGAATCCAGCAACTCACTCAAAAGCAGGAGCTGTTGGAGCAGTACAAAAAAGGGGTGATGCAGCAGCTTTTTAGCCAGCAGTTGCGGTTTAAAAAAGAAGATGGTAGTGAATATCCGGATTGGGAGGATAAGAGGTTGGGAGAGGTTGGCTGCATAGTCTCAGGTTTAACTTATAGTCCAAAAGAAATTGTTGAAGAAGATGAAGGTGTTTTAGTGTTAAGGTCATCTAATGTTCAGGGTAGAAAATTGGATTTTAATGATAACGTATTTGTAAATGTTGACAACTTTAATTCAGTCCAAGAAAATGATGTATTGATTTGCGTTCGAAATGGTAGTAAAAGATTAATTGGTAAAAATGCAAGAATAGATAAGGAATCAGAAGGATTGGCGTTTGGTGCTTTTATGACAATTTACAGAAGTGATTACAATGATTTTTTACTTCATTATTTTGATTCCAAAGAATATAAGAAAGAAGTGCATAGAAATTTAGGAGCAACAATAAATTCAATTAATGGAAGTGATTTAAAGAAGTTTAAAGTTCCTTTTCCATCCAAAGAAGAACAACATCAAATCGCCAACTATTTATCTGCGCTAGACACCAAAATAGAAACGGTTGCTCAACAAATAGAAAAAACGCAACTATTTAAAAAAGGGCTATTACAGCAGCTTTTTGTGTAA
- a CDS encoding Fic family protein yields the protein MNYSIPKLPLTKDLESKKVLKKLAFARAALAELKGVHATVPNVGILLNTLALQEAKDSSAIENIITTHDELFRAGLNLNLVKNVAAKEVQHYSTALKKGFSFVEEKRLITNGLILSIHQELEQNDAGYRIVPGTDLKNDKTKEVVYTPPQNAHDIKSFMSNLIDYINDDNMDNVDPLIKMAIIHHQFESIHPFYDGNGRLGRILNILYLIAKELLDYPTLYLSRYFIQNKAQYYALLQSVRDEDTWEAWILFVIEGVESVAKQSISLVKGIKQAMQNYKHTIRKDYAKIYSQDLINNLFMHPYTKIDFLEKDLNVTRQTAAKYLDTVASHADKLLEKVKIGRDVYFINTALMALFTQYDYKL from the coding sequence ATGAATTATAGTATTCCAAAATTACCGCTTACCAAAGATTTAGAAAGCAAGAAGGTTCTGAAAAAATTGGCGTTCGCACGTGCGGCACTAGCCGAATTAAAAGGTGTTCATGCGACAGTACCCAATGTTGGTATCTTATTGAACACATTGGCCTTACAAGAGGCAAAGGATAGTTCGGCCATAGAAAACATCATTACAACGCATGATGAATTATTTAGGGCAGGACTGAATCTTAATCTCGTGAAAAATGTTGCTGCAAAAGAAGTTCAGCATTATTCGACCGCACTTAAGAAAGGGTTTTCTTTTGTTGAGGAGAAAAGATTGATTACCAATGGTCTTATATTATCAATTCATCAAGAATTGGAACAAAACGATGCAGGTTACAGAATCGTGCCTGGAACAGACTTAAAAAATGATAAAACCAAAGAGGTTGTCTATACCCCTCCTCAAAATGCGCATGATATCAAAAGCTTTATGAGCAATCTTATCGACTATATAAATGACGATAATATGGATAATGTGGACCCTTTGATTAAAATGGCCATTATTCACCACCAATTTGAAAGTATTCATCCATTTTATGATGGGAATGGAAGACTGGGAAGAATACTCAATATTTTATATCTCATTGCAAAAGAGCTGTTAGACTACCCAACACTTTATCTAAGCCGATATTTTATTCAGAACAAGGCTCAATATTATGCTTTGCTTCAATCGGTAAGGGATGAAGATACTTGGGAAGCATGGATTTTATTCGTTATTGAAGGCGTTGAATCGGTTGCCAAACAAAGCATAAGTCTTGTAAAAGGGATTAAACAGGCTATGCAAAATTACAAACATACTATTCGAAAAGACTATGCAAAAATTTATAGTCAAGACTTAATAAACAACCTTTTTATGCACCCGTATACTAAGATCGACTTTTTGGAAAAAGACCTAAATGTCACCCGGCAAACTGCTGCGAAGTATCTGGATACAGTTGCAAGCCATGCCGATAAGTTGTTGGAAAAAGTTAAAATTGGAAGAGACGTATATTTTATTAATACGGCCTTGATGGCCCTTTTTACACAATATGACTACAAACTTTGA
- a CDS encoding type I restriction-modification system subunit M → MSEDQQQLHQTLWNIANDLRGNMDADDFRDYILGFIFYKYLSRKMALQANKALAPDGLTYDQIIGHPMEKEYMGAIKLDALDALGYFLKPTELFSELAKRGNSGGVNKFILEDLQKVLTNIEQSTMGSESEDDFGNLFEDLDLTSSKLGKTEEAKNELIVKVLTHLEGINFDLENRESDLLGDAYEYLIGQFASGAGKKAGEFYTPQQVSKILAQIVTTGKNRLKSVYDPTCGSGSLLLRVAKEVKEVGGFYGQESNPTTYNLCRMNMIMHDVHYKRFDIYNEDTLVNPSPKHSDQRFEAIVANPPFSAKWNPDAIISDERFSPYGKMAPKSKADFAFVQHMVHQLDDNGTMACVLPHGVLFRGAAEGHIRKYLIEDKNQLDAVIGLPANIFYGTSIPTCILVLKKHRASTTLSDRILFIDASNAFEKVKTQNVLLPEHIDKIIVTYRSYVNGALSEAEVDKYSYVATLEEVRENDYNLNIPRYVDTFEEEEPVDLQAVSDQLKDLEKDMDTTNTTIAEFCKELGIDTPF, encoded by the coding sequence ATGTCAGAAGACCAACAACAACTACACCAAACCCTTTGGAACATCGCCAACGACCTTCGTGGTAATATGGATGCCGATGATTTTCGTGATTATATACTAGGCTTTATCTTTTACAAATACTTGAGCCGAAAAATGGCCTTACAGGCCAACAAGGCTTTAGCGCCAGACGGGTTGACCTATGACCAAATCATTGGTCATCCTATGGAAAAGGAATATATGGGAGCCATTAAACTGGATGCGCTCGATGCACTTGGCTACTTTTTGAAACCCACCGAACTCTTTAGCGAACTTGCCAAACGCGGTAACTCGGGAGGTGTCAACAAGTTTATATTGGAAGACCTTCAAAAGGTGTTGACCAATATCGAACAAAGCACCATGGGAAGCGAAAGCGAGGACGACTTTGGCAACCTCTTTGAAGACTTGGATCTCACCAGTAGCAAACTCGGCAAAACCGAAGAAGCCAAAAACGAACTCATTGTTAAAGTGCTCACCCATTTAGAAGGTATAAATTTCGATTTAGAAAACCGGGAAAGCGATTTGTTGGGTGATGCTTACGAATACCTTATTGGGCAATTCGCTTCAGGTGCCGGAAAAAAAGCCGGCGAATTCTATACCCCGCAACAGGTATCCAAGATTTTGGCGCAAATTGTCACAACCGGCAAAAACCGACTCAAAAGTGTTTACGACCCAACTTGTGGTTCCGGCTCATTACTCTTGCGAGTGGCAAAAGAAGTAAAGGAAGTAGGTGGATTTTACGGACAAGAAAGCAACCCAACCACCTATAACTTGTGTCGTATGAACATGATAATGCACGATGTGCATTACAAACGTTTCGATATTTATAATGAAGATACCTTGGTGAACCCGTCACCAAAGCATAGCGACCAACGTTTTGAAGCCATAGTGGCCAATCCGCCATTTTCGGCCAAGTGGAATCCCGATGCCATTATTAGTGACGAGCGCTTTTCACCTTATGGTAAAATGGCACCCAAAAGCAAGGCCGACTTTGCCTTTGTACAGCACATGGTCCACCAGTTGGACGATAATGGCACCATGGCCTGTGTGCTACCTCATGGTGTGCTTTTTAGAGGTGCTGCCGAAGGCCATATACGCAAATACCTTATCGAGGATAAAAACCAGCTCGATGCCGTCATCGGCCTACCAGCCAATATATTTTACGGCACAAGCATCCCAACCTGTATTTTGGTCTTAAAAAAACACCGTGCTTCGACTACGCTCAGCGACCGTATTTTATTTATTGATGCCAGTAATGCTTTTGAAAAAGTAAAGACCCAAAATGTATTGTTACCAGAACATATTGATAAAATTATTGTCACGTATCGAAGTTATGTCAACGGTGCGCTGAGCGAAGCCGAAGTGGACAAATACAGCTATGTGGCGACGTTAGAAGAAGTACGCGAAAACGATTACAACCTTAATATCCCTCGGTATGTAGATACTTTTGAAGAAGAAGAACCAGTGGACCTGCAGGCTGTTTCCGACCAGTTAAAAGACTTAGAAAAAGACATGGATACCACCAATACTACCATAGCCGAGTTTTGCAAAGAATTGGGTATTGATACACCGTTTTAA
- a CDS encoding transglycosylase domain-containing protein encodes MNDWIKAIAVVGGVFLALLLFHVIWPSKMKMEPHANFISSVRDEQQNILAVFGENTILNNRLTAEELKAMNAKGELNKFPIVPVMSYEELPESYVYFLTKVESKNFFGFGKDNVFGMSFSGIARLFKGKADGGSNIPQQLLKNAIHKKEGMGTIYLSRKYGEQLAAFQMVKSASPEEILLAYTNYSGNFFYERDFSGLILASYSIFGRPPHALNDLEMLLTVKTLKGASELKALCDDGVTNREAIKAYILDFFELIAEEPGDKKRLREMQSMELYFAKGNQLRNTSALTNFFHKTKKQTEQRFATQYISSITQENQSKLQEATSAFSKRFQKQLAVEGYDLEVSLIAVDIKTGNIEATLGNRKNSGAIANFTDYGEGFQCGSILKPLVFLELFENYDFDANTKLFNGDLKEYKYNPSNVGKKLLNKEVRVGDVLKYSLNKAAVNYRVYANPLEVARHVEDKLSEVEISSNPSYSLGESYILGTKTMTPWEVAQAYQMLFNEGEAVPLSPWKYIIDPHLQDTIFDGRSKKRKTLYTMASAKSIKSLLPHAFEAGGTCHRLRQFLPKEKQYYGKTGTTGKAKDGWTVLSDGKKLIVAWAGYVKNENGLLNRKGAPAIPSKSGAGSAGILAAMAYSKLYR; translated from the coding sequence ATGAACGACTGGATAAAAGCGATAGCGGTAGTGGGCGGGGTGTTTTTGGCACTGCTACTATTTCATGTGATTTGGCCGTCGAAAATGAAGATGGAGCCCCATGCCAATTTTATTTCGTCGGTGAGGGACGAGCAACAAAATATTTTGGCCGTTTTTGGGGAGAACACTATCCTTAATAATCGGTTGACGGCGGAGGAACTGAAGGCAATGAACGCTAAAGGGGAATTGAACAAGTTCCCTATTGTTCCGGTGATGTCGTACGAGGAACTTCCGGAAAGCTACGTGTATTTTTTGACCAAGGTGGAAAGCAAGAACTTTTTTGGTTTTGGAAAGGACAATGTTTTCGGTATGTCCTTTTCCGGTATTGCCCGATTATTTAAAGGGAAGGCCGACGGAGGCTCGAACATTCCCCAGCAATTATTAAAGAACGCCATCCATAAAAAAGAAGGGATGGGCACGATTTATTTGTCCCGAAAATACGGGGAGCAATTGGCGGCCTTTCAGATGGTGAAATCGGCTAGTCCGGAGGAAATTTTACTGGCCTACACCAATTACTCCGGCAACTTCTTTTACGAACGCGATTTCTCGGGCCTTATTCTGGCTTCCTATTCCATTTTTGGCCGTCCGCCGCATGCACTCAATGACCTGGAAATGCTGCTGACCGTCAAAACCTTAAAAGGTGCCAGCGAACTAAAGGCCTTATGCGATGATGGCGTCACCAACCGGGAAGCGATCAAGGCATATATTCTGGACTTTTTCGAACTGATTGCCGAAGAACCAGGGGATAAAAAACGACTACGGGAAATGCAATCCATGGAACTGTATTTCGCCAAAGGAAATCAGCTCAGAAACACCTCGGCGCTCACCAATTTTTTCCACAAGACTAAAAAGCAGACCGAACAACGTTTTGCCACCCAATACATTTCGTCAATCACCCAGGAGAATCAATCAAAACTGCAGGAAGCAACAAGTGCCTTTTCGAAGCGCTTCCAAAAACAGTTGGCGGTCGAAGGGTATGATCTGGAAGTTTCCCTAATTGCCGTAGATATCAAAACGGGAAATATCGAGGCCACTTTAGGGAACCGAAAAAATAGTGGTGCCATCGCCAATTTTACCGACTATGGGGAGGGTTTCCAATGCGGGTCTATTTTAAAACCCTTGGTGTTTCTGGAACTTTTTGAAAACTACGATTTCGATGCCAATACCAAGCTCTTCAATGGTGATTTAAAGGAATACAAATACAACCCTAGTAACGTGGGCAAAAAGCTTTTGAACAAGGAAGTACGGGTCGGGGATGTGTTGAAATACAGTCTGAACAAGGCTGCGGTGAATTATCGGGTGTATGCCAACCCCTTGGAGGTTGCCCGTCATGTGGAAGACAAACTCTCCGAAGTGGAAATTTCCTCGAATCCATCCTACAGTTTGGGAGAATCGTACATTTTGGGCACTAAGACCATGACCCCATGGGAGGTGGCCCAAGCCTATCAAATGCTATTCAATGAAGGGGAAGCGGTACCCTTGAGTCCATGGAAATACATCATCGACCCCCATCTGCAGGATACCATTTTTGATGGACGTTCGAAAAAGCGAAAAACACTGTATACAATGGCAAGTGCCAAAAGCATCAAAAGCCTATTGCCCCACGCCTTTGAAGCTGGCGGCACCTGTCATCGTTTACGGCAATTTCTGCCGAAAGAAAAGCAGTATTACGGGAAAACCGGTACGACCGGCAAGGCAAAGGACGGTTGGACGGTCTTGAGCGACGGTAAAAAATTGATCGTGGCCTGGGCCGGTTATGTCAAAAATGAAAACGGCCTGTTGAACCGAAAAGGCGCGCCGGCGATTCCCTCGAAATCCGGGGCGGGATCCGCAGGTATTCTTGCGGCGATGGCGTATAGCAAATTGTATCGGTAG
- a CDS encoding sigma-70 family RNA polymerase sigma factor, with amino-acid sequence MGHKPIYHPSWNTVYDYLNDPGNATHHKRFYTTVEPLIKHWLRRLGFHENLVGHAKSIFSDLYLKELKRYRSGKLIPEKCTAQITTYYFPVIKNLCLDYVNVLRSKMPYAEDASQLHIEAEPCVFDTLWGEHKNTVLLEMSRSVKDYIELSNFEPTKKEVLRRRFIEGQKFPDIFNGAEKKVFEAQRKWACRQGKKIAIKIARHILPAIIDIYRLPISKKIDPKLIEKYLLGLRTKLAV; translated from the coding sequence ACGACCCGGGTAATGCAACACATCACAAGCGATTTTACACCACCGTTGAACCCTTGATCAAACATTGGTTGCGTCGTCTTGGGTTTCATGAAAATCTCGTGGGCCATGCAAAAAGTATTTTCTCGGACCTCTACCTTAAGGAACTCAAACGATACCGCTCGGGAAAATTGATACCCGAAAAGTGCACCGCCCAAATTACTACCTATTATTTTCCCGTCATCAAAAACCTTTGTCTGGATTATGTAAACGTGCTGCGCAGCAAGATGCCTTATGCCGAAGATGCATCGCAACTGCACATCGAAGCGGAGCCCTGTGTTTTTGATACCCTATGGGGCGAACATAAGAATACCGTTTTGTTGGAAATGAGCCGTAGTGTAAAAGACTATATCGAACTTTCGAACTTCGAGCCGACCAAAAAGGAAGTCTTGCGTAGGCGGTTTATAGAGGGACAAAAGTTTCCGGATATCTTTAACGGTGCTGAAAAAAAGGTGTTCGAGGCGCAACGAAAATGGGCTTGCAGGCAGGGAAAGAAAATAGCTATAAAGATCGCGCGACATATACTTCCGGCAATCATCGATATTTATAGGCTACCGATCAGTAAAAAAATAGACCCGAAACTCATCGAAAAATACTTATTGGGCCTACGGACCAAACTGGCTGTTTAA